From the Helianthus annuus cultivar XRQ/B chromosome 17, HanXRQr2.0-SUNRISE, whole genome shotgun sequence genome, the window GGTACCGTACCAGTActgaccggtaccgaaccgtatcgcaccaggtatattcggtatcggtacccacttttggggattttcggtaccggttggtaccgagctcatcaaatcctgtagcaacgtagcaacgcaagtaattgcaccgtttagattacttttcatacacactgTAAGTAAACTATATTTCGTTTGAATGTGGTTTTATAAAGAAAACaacttattttgttttcttttttgtctttttctataatgaatgaattgtagcatgtaaattAACtcggatatttagattattgatgagcaaatcatatcaaatcctgtaatcaaaccggtatcgtatcggtaccaaatttactataccaatcattttcggtaccaatttgttACCCCTTTTGGCgctttcagaatcgttactttcggttcgacaccggtctagcaccatacctgtatttactgatttttaccttcaaataccatatcgtatggtaccgagcattttcggtgctggtacctaatttcgatgatttccCGGATCGATACTTTTGGTGTCGTTACCGGTACcaagctcatccatattttaacgtgttagcaccgtaataattaaactgaaaacaaccgaatttccaacgtgtaggacgtgtgggtcctattttatatattagattatttaaaatcgttttttaggACGAAGTGACTATCGTTAGCACGtcattttttatttatgttttgatactTGGTATCTGATTGCCGTTGCCGACACACGTTTTGCAGAAATtaggtccccgccgcaacgcgcgggcggaaaatcaactagttaGAATTGTAATCTAATCACAACTCTACATAAGTATCTCATAATTATAACAATTATCTCTTTCATTTTAATTATccaatattaattataattaacaaattaattataatattaatccgGCTCTTCgtaattattctaaataattacccgtttcttttattacgcttattttttcgtgatccggtgattaacgattaaaacaccattaaatgttcgttgcccaaagtgtaactctttgggtcgtaccttgacggcaaTGTTGAATTCTAATCGACAATTAATCATTAAATCCAACAATATGTATTTTGAAACATCAGAATTTATTAATGCAATtaaatatagagtaaactgcaattttacctgGTTATGTGTGATTGACACTCTTACTCCATCTCAGGAAAATTTTGCTGTCTTACCCCTCAACTATTGAAAAACGCTGCAATATTACCCCAGTGTTAAAATCTGTTTAAAGTCATTACACCCGAAGAATTAGAGATCTAATGAAAATGAAAACGGTTTAAGCAGAAAATATACAAAAAAACGTCCATATGTTGTTTGTAAACGATTCGAGTCAGGGCGCAGATAACTTCGGTCATTGGCTAAGTAGATCGGTTGGTCGGTCGTTTGATTTGTTTAAATTCATGCCAAAATTTTAATATAACCTGAAATTAGGCTCAATTTTACATCAGCCCATCATTATTATTTCAAAATATTACTTTCTGTTTTTAGTAGTTTCTTACTTAATGTTAATCTATATTTAACGAGCCCCTAATCCAACTTACAACTTACATAATATAacaaattataattataatttttcGAAACCACAAATATATTGGAGAAATATTTAGTCACTCTCAAGAGGGTGCAATATAATTTACACCTCAAATGAGGAAAATTACAAGATATAATTTGTACAAATTAATccaacccaaaaaaaaaaaaaaaaatcgtataTTTTGGGTTAGAGTagaagaaggagaagaagaaaaatggTTAAAAAAGGAAATTCACTTTCTCAGTGGAAAGTGAGGAgccttaaaaaataaaataaagcgaTTGCAAAACGCAGCTTCATTTTGAATCACATTTGTCTTCTACTGCAGAGGAACTGAGACATAGCATAGTGTTTGTTCTATTATCATCGGAGCATGGAGGCGGTGAGAGATCGGAAAACGAGCTCCTCACATGGGATAGTGAGGCCCATGTGGTGATGAAAACCGAACTCCTCCTCGGCGTGACGGAGGAGTTGTTGGAACTCAGGGTGAGTTAAGAAGGAAATCGGAACGATGTATCGGCTTCGGTTAACACCCACGTACACCGGAAAATGGCCTTTGGGGACGTCGTAACCGTCTTTCTTGCCTATACTTGAGGAGCATCTTTTCATCATTTGTTTCAACACTGCTGCTTGTGAgactttgtttgatttttttatgCCCATCTTAATTTGCTCCAGAAATTAAGCTGGTGATGATGTTGAGGAAGAGGATAAAGTGGGTGGGTAGGCGTGGAGAGTATTTATAGACCAAACCATCAATATTCTGTCCGgtcttataaaaaaaataattaaaaattatattCAAAAACATGATATTATgtaatattttatattcttttaacttaactttttttttaaaggtGAATTTCATTAAACAAACCAAGCGGAAATCTCTAAGCTAGAGATAACCGCGGAAACAACAATTACATCAAAGAGAAATTAAAATTACACCAATCTCTTCATTCTACCGATCCCCCTTTATATCTACTTTTAAACCGAAGGAAACCCAACGACTCAACATCCGAAACAATTTGCGCCACATTCTTTTAACTTAACTGGGTTAATTATATTAGTTAGGTTAAATCAGGGTAAGGATaatattgtcctttcacataccATAAAGGACACAATCTATAATATACTCAGTTAGTTATCATTAAAGACACTaagtgtaatttactcttaaaagcATTTTTATCTTTTAgttaatattaaaaataaaaaaataaaagtttaattattatatatatatatatatatatatatgttttatatAAACACTTATAAAAAAATTAAGTCGTATTCGATTTATTTTAGTTAATTGCTTGAAATAAATtactaaatttatataattattcgAATTAATTATTTTTACTACTAAACCTAATaagataattatttgaatattcATAGGAATTTGAGTTGTATATTATAAATATTTTAATAAACCAAATATGACTTAGATTTTATAAGTGtttatatatgaaataataattaaatttttagttttttatttttaatatttgcgAATTTAAAAGAATTTGAGTcatattttataaatatatttataaaccgAATACGACTTGGTTTATATAAGTGTTTATAGAAAAcaacatatatgtatatatacatatatgaattaataaaaaataattaaactttatatatatatatatatatatatatatatatatatatagggtagggatcctaagagaagtccaccctatttgagaaacttgagaagcaatctgtaccacacattttccctaagcaaaaaatgcaaaaaaaaaatgcaatttttttttttttttggaaaaattgcaATTTTTTATTTAAggattaaattttttatttttttattttttaaaataatttttttttggatttatacacatgtgtatattgttaatcttttaactatacatatatatatatatatatatattgtcaattatacatatacgtatatacatgtttaaaattgaaaaaatatgtgTTATAAATCCTAAAACACAAACCATAAACACTAAAGCTaaaccttaatgctaaaccctaaaccctaaagctaaaccctaattctaaaccctaattctaaaccctaatgctaaaccctaattctaaaccctaaagctaaaccctaatgctaaaccctaaagctaaaactaaaccctaaagctaaacccttaatgctaaaccctTGTAGGATCGTGcaattgacccgaacgagtcgttcagagaggttctgatctatttcaggtgcggaaaacaagaaatagacttagatacagcaagcaattcactttaaacactgattatatTAATTTGACAGCAAATACAATCagtcctcacaccggcagcacctcggtatggaatacaTGAACtgttatctgatttcgctccaggccGACTATATATAGTAgccttgattccgctcgaaaggaACACGAAccagttggagcggaattagaaccttgtgattccgcttgaaaccgtTTCGGGCGGAAATCACTTACATGTGatgtttcgagcgaaatcagcatctACATAATAAAAGACTTGACATTTTCTCGTTCTatgagccctaatctatacaatctaatctaagactcgatacaagacgaagtcgacagatgtatgcaccaacagactccccctcagatgttgacgagtcttacgtgtcgagtcttcacatcttcagtcttgatcagcctctgggcttcactctttcAATCTTCTCTtgcatgtcttcagactcccccttgcgatatgctggcatgtcacaccccgaccacgtaaaatatcaaatcgtggcggaaacgtcggagagtgttgtaacagaattattgttccacaaccaaggtaattaaaataatattttattcatcacccaagggtggaatacatcgttcaaaacaagaaccaacatgttacattgtcttaaaactactaAAATAAAGAatacataacgtaattaaactaagtctagctctgttttatgtcactaaggcccgagtccaccctagcgtgtcccgatcatcctatgcattagctcctgaaacacatgtgaaaataggtacgtcagcataaaaatgcctgtgagtaacacaggttttatgaaaataggattcatgacttaagtttaagaaaagtgtttaataaaagttagtcatgaatcttgtaaaatgttttgttttgtaaatcatttgaaaagcgatgaaatcaaatgatatgtataaatagaagaataacgtatggttaaaagaataaccaagtaaaaataagttgtataaaacaagttgtttttgtaaaacgaagtcttgtgaaaatgtgttaattgtgtaaaaatgtataagtccaaattaatgatttaaataacgctatgacatgtaatacaatacaagcacttatatataggaagtaccagcggcgtatccaccatgcttgtagcatactacacacatatcgttacttaagtcacttaaacaaaccaccaaagcatatagttcatgttcaaaccaatcatcaaatgttcttgtctaaaccattgtcaatgtttaaaacccaaaatgtagtcatgtagttaagtgtaaacaaaagttatgtatggtaagtaacaaaatgagaatacttaaccataagtaaaaaggaacaaaacaaagtattttgaataaatcaaaaagttatgttttgcccagtaaaagcttgttttattgatacaaacatttatgtggtaagttaacgcattacattcaagccttgagacagcaggataaccttagagtaaaggttatcaaagtaaaatgttttcggatttagtcattcctttcacccaaacaaacctagggtgtcaggaacgggatttgtcaagtcctatggtaccattacttactaccgagcggcgtagctaatgttaatgaatgtagtaaaagaaccatttatgcaaaccaaatgtcataccaaatgtaaacaagttatgtgaaaacaatgtactaagtatgctaagtaaacatacaaagcagaaaagtcatgtaaaacaatgtgctaatatgccatgtaaacatatatagcaaaacaatgtaatgtaaatcaatgtgctagcatgctaagttaacatacatagcaaaacaatgtaatgaaatcatgtactataagtgtactaaagaacatagcaacatatgatgtgaaaacaagaaagcacgaaagtaacaagtaggcacatgtgtttcaccccaaaatgtttggaaaacagtaaaagaggggtctatgtactcacttgtgattgcttagaagtcgtaggataaccaccaagcaatgctagtagatcacggaatcaaacggcacctatataggtatctacattaataaacggccctatcggaggatcgggtagtacgagggttcgtaaaccaaataagtgtgggaacttatgtaatatggtttgacaaagcctacgtactaaaacgaaacctatcctaagtgcttttgacccgttacggctcgtttaggtagcttatgctactttaacgcgtcgtttgcgcaaaacgcgttcggaatgcctaactagccctatgacaagcaagatatgccttaacatgtttaatattgttgttaaatcagtttagacaccaaaaattatgttacataggcttaaaatgaatttgggcgtaaaaagggtattttggtaatttacctaaggcataagaactacttatcatacaactacttaagcgtcgtgaccataaggtataacctcggaaggttattccctatacaactatggtcacctaaagtgtttggtcggatcctaatgatcgaccaaatgggtcgggttcgtaagcataagcgattgattagatcgcttacctttacgaccctaaacaagcacaaatctaaaagcgacgagctaaacatgctagaacatgtttaggtttgttagaaaacaggtttggtattaaaacaaacggttttaataccctagcgtagtttggttacaaaatacgcgagaaaacgcattttggccgaaactacgactcgtcactgagcccaGATatcgtggtaatcagtaggtatagttactagggactataaccatcgtgattacgctcacgttatgaagttcaaacgaacttcgcattgaccataaactggtcaatgcagaaagtcaaacaaagtttgactttcggactcgaaaagcaataaaagaacgaaggaacacttacaaagggtccccgcaagattgaacttccgagtattctcaggtatgaagtgtgaaagcaccccaacttagagaacaaactcagaattcaagtgggttttgcaatggagatggatgggtatttataggaaacatggaaccgttaagatcgtttcttgttccccaagcgtttaatctcGACCGTACAACACTTACCCACTCATttacaaacccatgggagcccataggattgttaaaaaccatttgcaagtggtttttgggtgctaaacagctgcaaacagctgtttgtAACAAAAttgcatatctggggaggccatgcggcccgcatcaggatacacacaaactcaggcgggccgcctgagcttgtctgatcagcacaactttcagaaatgacagtttagccccttcatgcttttaagtccattttcgacacatttaaggcccgttaacctcatttcaagcctctaaaatgaagttaaagtatagggaactcaaaacatgctcaaaaatatctcggatgtcggttcgtttggtcgtacgatcgcgatgttcgcttaattacgacggaatgcgcataagcgtgaaaaacgatccaaattgcgcgacgaatggatttttctcatgccaaacattaaaacataatattttaatgcttacataaatttttggatgtccggatgtattcagaacgtaagttatgcatgaaaatgcaaacttatgcactttttgacgcttttagtccctgaatgacccaaaagtttattttagcacactgaacccctcaaagcctatttctaagctatgtaaaggatatttagggtgtgtttaacttacgGGCATGTTctagaatgttcgttacagttcaaatcggcatactttcgtagtttgtcaattttagtccctgtaagcgaattaacttgattttgccataccaaagcctgcaaaacttatttctaagttatgtaaaggttatttaaggtatgttaagcataaattgatgttccggagtatttgctgcatataactgattacgttttcgcaccagtttgcgcataattctccagaaagcgatatagagtttgaaatcgaataaaagtcaaaacatgaaaaatatcaaacacaaataaacaaacactgggatcaaataactttatttcattgataactgaattgtttacaatgattacaagcacagatgtcacagtctcccctacttgtggaaatttcgtcccgaaatttgtttagaggaaactcgtgggaaaagatgtggatacttcgccttcatttgatcttcacgtgcccaagtaaactcaggtccacgtttagattcccagcgaactttaaccaacggaatgcgcttgcgttttagccatttgacttcacgatccataatttccataggtttctcaacaaaatgaagtgttttatcaacacggatttcgtcaagcggtatgtggaggttctcatcagctagacactttttgagattggatacgtggaaagttggatgaacatttccaagtttagGAGGTAATTGAAgtttgtaggctaccttaccgattctttcgacgatcttaaatggtccaacgtatctaggtgcaagttttcccttctttccaaatctgatcacacctttccaaggtgagaccttgagtaatacacgatcaccgacttgaaattccaagggcttgtgtcgtcggtccgcgtaactcttttgacgacttcgagctgtctgtaggttatcacgaactttcttaaccttgtcagttgtctttagaatgaggtcaggtccagtaagctgagcctcacctatttcattccagcagactggtgaacgacattttcgaccatagagagcctcgaaaggagccatgttgatgctggagtgataactattgttgtaggagaattcaatcaatggaagatgtgaatcccaactaccaccaaaatcgatcacacaagctctaagcatatcctccaaagtctggattgttctttcagtttggccatctgtttgtggatgataggctgtgctcagattgagttgggtccccatagcagattgcatggttctccaaaatcgagaagagaagcgagcatccctatcagaaataatgttcaaaggaacaccatgtcgagatacaatttcatccacgtagattttggccagtctttcagcagaaaaatcctcacggattggcaagaaatgcgctgattttgtaagacgatcaacaactacccagatggcatcgtaacctttcttagtgcgcggaagtttggtaacgAGATCCAtggcaatgttttcccatttccaaactgggatctctggttgctccaaaagaccataaggatgttggtgttcagccttaaccttgagacacgtaaggcatttggaaacgtacaaggcaatgtctttcttcataccaggccaccaatactgagtacgaagatccttatacattttttctgagccaggatgaatagaataacgagtcttatgggcttcatccataagtaatgtgcgaagatcatcttggcttggaacccacaaacggtccatgaaataatatgatccatcttcCTTAAGAACAAGGTCAGgtttaatgtgatagggtaattccttacccattaagtcttgtgaaacacaagcctgttgagcctgagtaatgcgtgcttggatatcagatcgagcttgaatagcagattgaacagaacacaatgaagcacagtacgttccttacgacttaatgcgtcagccacaacattcgctttaccaggatggtagcgaattttgaaatcatagtcgtttaggagttcgacccaacgtctttgcctcatgttgagttccttctggttaaagatatgctgaagacttttgtggtcagtgaaaaccacgcattttgtgccgtacaaataatgtctccagattttgagagcgaagacaactacacccaactcaagatcatgagtggtgtagcttctctcatgtaccttcaattgcctggatgcataggctatgactttattcctttgcatcagaacgcagccaagacccaatttcgatgcatcacagtaaacgacgaaatcatcattgccctcgggcaaagtcagaataggtgcattacaaagcttctgcttcaaggtctgaaatgcttcttcttgcttagaaccccattcaaagggtttattcttctgagttagagcagttagaggaactgcaatctttgagaagttctcgatgaagcgacggtaataacccgcaagaccaagaaaagaacgaacctcagtaggagtagtaggcgtatcccaatccttaatcgcactgatcttggagggatctacatgtataccttgttcgttgacaatatgtcctaaaaattgaacttccttaagccaaaattcgcacttggagaacttggcaaaaagttgctctttctttaggagttccagagtaagacgaagatggcgctcgtgatcagctcgtgTCTTAtagtaaatcaagatatcatcaataaaaacgatgatgaacttatccaaataaggcttgcagaccctattcattaagtccatgaaaacagcaggagcattggtcaaaccgaatggcatgactgtgaactcataatgcccataacgaatgcggaatgctgttttgggaatatcctcttcatgcacacgaagttgatgatacccagaacgaaggtcgatcttcgaaaagcaagtagcaccctgtaactggtcaaagagatcatcaatgcgaggtaggggatatcgattctcgatggtaagcttattcagctcacgataatcgatacacattctgaaggatccatccttcttcttgacaaaaagaacgggagcaccccaaggtgaaaagctaggacggataaaacctttgtcagaaagctcctgaagttgcttagacaactcttgcatctcagacggtgcaagatgtgacaactcgaaatttcaagatttctatttcgcatttaatgcacgttcttgtattatttagtcgattgatatcacaattagttgttatggaatttgtatatgttttgattcaatgaagtgtgttgtgtgattatgtgattatgcatgattatgtgttaattgtgataaacttgtcaaatgcataaacttggtggtgaaactgtgaaactatttgagatggtgtactattgtaaaatatattagctaagggtgtagagggccattagtgaacttaaactatacttaaccctaaatcactcactaaaccacacacacaagaattcaagcacgtactttcatttctttggctctagcaatcatcaccatcatcattggcacaagataatcatcacacttgattcctcttcctctagaatcgttcaaggtaattgttaatgattgtgcgTTGATTATTTGatcgtatcaattcttgattaattgttgattgatttatgcttgtaaaccctagttcctcacATGATATCCTATGATTCTGATTTGATTATGGATAATTGTGATCATGATGATGATTTACATgcttgatagattgttcttgttATAATCGTTGTGGTTAATCACCGGTTGATTGGTCTTTGTTTATGCCGTCCGTATGAATCTGTATTAGGGTTTTATGAACACGATTAGAAACCAAAACGTAACTGACTTGATTCTCTTGACGTTGTATTGGAATTCACATATTATTGATTGTCTGAGCTTCTATAACATGATGTTAGGTCCGAAGTTATAAACATATGATTTGTCTGAGTTTAACAAACATAGGGTCCGAATTTGTATGATGAacttggaccgagtttaatgtgtaacctttggaccgagtttattgattTAATGAAGGACCGAGTTTATTAAATGTAAattgtatggtccgagtttaatgtaatttgaatggtccgagtataatgttacatatggaccgagtttaatgaattctctttggtccgagtataatatttgatattggtccgagtataatgtgTTTGATATTGGTCCGACTTTAATGATgatatatggtccgagtttaatggattatatattgtccgagtttaatggactaaccattggaccgagtttaatggactatctattggaccgagtttaacaTGATCATCCATGTCCTATGTCATGTGTCATCCGAGtttcaaacaggggaaaccccccccccccacacacttgtCTGATATTGTGTAACTGTATGATGCTGTGTAATTGCCAAATTGAAACAAGtagctgcatgatatattatgttaGTCCTGTTGAGCCTGTATgacgtatgattctatgtgaataaTTGTGTGCAACGGTATGATTCTGCATGTGTGAACATTATATGTAATATCgtcgtgtacacaataaacacacaaagcaccgttgtttgaatatcgaggatttgtaaaccccaatggaacgaatcatgtgcaatacatcctaggtcgtgtgtaacggacttagacgattagcaaaccctagaagcaataacataccgagcaaaccaaggtgagttcacacagccaaggcatggggttcccagggtgggaatgggattggattactttattgtacgtactcagttgatagaacctaacgatagaactacgactagactagtaacacttattgaactgatcttcgcacacctgccaagggttggccgcgatattatgactgacttcgcacacctgcctttggaaggccgcgaactgtaatttgctaatcttcgcatacctgcctggtaggccgcgatacaggtaaacctagtctagaatactcgggaatgaacatcccctaatatcttcgcatacctgcctgggaggccgcgatggaaactaatacgatacatgacataacgaacgaacatactactactcacactatactattactgaactgttaactgtgaactcgctcaactagttgttgatcctctg encodes:
- the LOC110897463 gene encoding auxin-responsive protein SAUR50 → MGIKKSNKVSQAAVLKQMMKRCSSSIGKKDGYDVPKGHFPVYVGVNRSRYIVPISFLTHPEFQQLLRHAEEEFGFHHHMGLTIPCEELVFRSLTASMLR